The genome window AAGTTAGAAGATGACATATACAAAAAGTAGTGTTTGCAAAAGTAAAATTGTTGAGATGGAAGGGTGGGAGAAGATAAAGTAAAGAATTCTTATACACATGAACAATCAAATATAGCACTAAAAAAGtataaattgaaaacaaaaactattTAGGACACTACATTCATGTTTGAAAAAGGCCTACATATTCCCCCAATTAAATAAAGTGAGCATGATTAGAATTAATGGTGTGAGAAGAAGCAAAGGGAAACCTAATAGAAAGTGAACTGGCTTGCTCTTACTTCACCAAGTGATATTATCTTAAATAAAGCTCAGTGACAAGAAAAGATCTATGTAGCCATCCCAAATAATTGCTACATTATGGATTATTGttgttttattttttcatataagAAGACCAGAGATATGCAAAAAAATATATTGCCAAAAAACATCATAGTCTCTTTTTCCAATCTGATATCCAATTTGCCAAAAAACCATCATAGTCTCTTTTTCAGTCTTGTTTCAAAAAAATAAACATCACTCTAAAATATATTCACTTTACAGTTAAGTCATAGACCAAAAAAAAGGGAACAATTATCTGGCTTTACAAAAGGTTCTTAAATATTTGACAAAAGAAAGTGTAGGTCCTTGTCTGGTAATTCATGGGAATGACGATTCCTTTGTTAAAGGGCACCAAACTATCGGAAAACACTGCATACTTGCAAATCGAAATTCACCAATGTAATTCCATCTAACACTCATTAGTACAGAAGATCACCCACAAATATCCAGATGAACACAGGTCAGTTGCCAGAACTTCAATTAGACAGTTGACATATTTGACACCCTGTAACCATTTGCATTTTAAAGTTATAATCAAGTCGTGCATCTAAAAAGCAAGGACAATTTGGAAGTGCCAAAATTATGCCCGAACCATCATGATCTACAATCCTTCCATGCTCACATATCAAAgctcaaaaaaaatttaattgagCTAAAATTACAAGGAAGGCCAGACAGGTCGATGTGACACACAAATATTTGAAAATATTGCATGCCCAGATATGATTTGAAATGCACTAACTAGCATGTTTATCCTTGACGAAATGGAATAATCCAACACAAACTAACTAGCTTTACTTTAAGGAAAAAAATACAGTCTACCCAACCTGTGGTAGTGTCTGACTTCACATTTCCTAACTATGATTTAAAAAGTGATaatcaaccgagttttgtttaggTGGTCTTTGTTTTTCATATCTACAGACATTAAGGTCTTGCTTCCCCATTTCAGCCTTAAACTAGTCAGCAGCCCCTACTTAATTAAAAGATATAAATACAGTTTCATCAATTTGAAGCACTGTCAACTCTTTTACTGATAATATTGGTGAGGAAGAGCTGATAACACAACAGATGTATCATTCACGTTTTGAATTTGATGTCATGTGTATACTAGAAAACCCAAGGAACAAGGATCAGATCTCATGTGGGCTAAGTATTCCTCCTCTAATCACAGGTAAGCACTGGTAACTAGTGTCACACTGTAGGTGGGTAAATTGTGTTCCCCACCCCCTCAAAAAGAAAATACCTATACCTGTACAATTTAAGTAGGgacaaaatattaaaaaacaaaTATCAACTGTGAAAATGGATGTCCAAGTCATTTTGAAGTCAAAAGTGTTGACAAAGAAATTTGACATAATTTGGATCagatattttgaaaaaaataagtaCAGAGAAGCTAGTGCTTTCCTCCACATCATTCAAGAGACTATCAAGAAACATCCGTACCATGATATTAAATTCATTAAAATCGCAATGTATAAGACCATGTTCTGCTAGACGAACAACAAGACCAACAATTGTTTCCAATACTTCGTCTGGGTTCTGCAACTGTTTCACTTGGACACTGCAGACAAAAATTCCAAGCGAATAAAAGCCTCCCTAAACTACAATGATAATTATAGAAGTCAGTGTCATGTAGAGAAAAGCAAACACTCATGCCTCCCCGGAAGATCCTTACAGTGGATAGCCTTGGACAAGGGACATGACTACACAATGCCGATTACAGTCAACAGCATCTGGCACAGGAAATCCATGCTCTCCTAGTGCCTTCATCCACAGAAGTGAACAATGTCATAAAGACAAAACAAAAATTCTAAGAGGAAAACAGTGTAGAAAGAACTAGACCTTCATGAAAGCATATTCCTTGAGAGCAGCAAGCCGTGACAAGTAGAGCCAGTTGTAACTGCTCCGATGCTTCAAATAGTCACGCTTAGACTTCACAGCCCTGAATGATACTCTCCCCAGCCTATGCAGTTTCATCACCATAATTGTCCCATCTTCTGCGGCtacctcaaaaatgtcttttgacATAGATCATAACGTTTTGATCACAATTATCGCAAAGAGAAAAAGCAAAGAAGAACGTGAAAACAAATGAACGCATTGCTAATCTAACAAGAAATAGAATACCAGACTCCTTCCCTACGCCAATTTGACGGCCTACGGCAGCGACCACACCACGATTGACAAGTGCTTTGATAGCGAGGAAATCGTACCCAAGATATGTGAGGCGGAAACCATCATCTGCACGGAGAAAGGCAACAAAACAAGTAAATTCCACGTATTCGAAACAAATTCGAAATTGAAATCCCTGACTTCTGGTGTACTCACACTTGGATGAATCGTGGTGCACGAGTTTATGCTTCAACAGATTCTTCAACACCTTGTACGTCCCCCCGTGCCTGAATCGCAAGCATCAAATCTCAATATTCGTCAATACCATAAAAATCGATGTTTTGGAGGCTCACTTGAGGCCGGCTATACGATCGACGAGCTCGGCTGGTACGATTTCGTGCTGAAAACACAGGAACAATTCGTGAAAGTAAAAAATAAAGTTCTTTTTCGCTCTTTATGGATTCAATGGAATGGAAGAGATTAACATACGTTTCTCATGCCCATCTCGACGGCCGTTAGAACCCTAAAATCGTCCTTGGAAAGGTACCGCAGAGCGTCCACGTCGAGCTTCATCGCAGCAGGCGGCGGTGATGGTGGCGGTCGTGACGGTTCTGACAAAGAAGGCAGCGGCCGAGAGGTGGCGACTCTGTTTTGGTTCTCTCGCTTAGGCCGAGAGTTGCCGGGTCTAATGGGATGGGCAGCAACAATTAGGGCGTGCGGTAGAGTTGCGAATTAGGCCGGTTGAGCCTCGGGCCGGGCTCAAAGAGAATTGTGTGTTGGGCTCAGACGATCAAGTAAACATCGATAAAATTGACCGGCTTGGGCTAAGATTAGCGGGTCGAATAACCCAAGCAACCTGATCCGAGTTAGCCTGCCATGCAttataaattattcttttaaATATTTCTGTTTCTTTTATTCTCACAtagtatcatttattttttaaaagacgaAATTACCCTCCTCTGTCGTTGCCCCGTCGCGCCACCGTCCCTCGAGGCCCTGC of Musa acuminata AAA Group cultivar baxijiao chromosome BXJ2-3, Cavendish_Baxijiao_AAA, whole genome shotgun sequence contains these proteins:
- the LOC103979171 gene encoding serine/threonine-protein kinase rio2 isoform X1, coding for MKLDVDALRYLSKDDFRVLTAVEMGMRNHEIVPAELVDRIAGLKHGGTYKVLKNLLKHKLVHHDSSKYDGFRLTYLGYDFLAIKALVNRGVVAAVGRQIGVGKESDIFEVAAEDGTIMVMKLHRLGRVSFRAVKSKRDYLKHRSSYNWLYLSRLAALKEYAFMKALGEHGFPVPDAVDCNRHCVVMSLVQGYPLVQVKQLQNPDEVLETIVGLVVRLAEHGLIHCDFNEFNIMIDDNEQVTMIDFPQMVSVSHRNAKMYFDRDVECIFKFFSKRFNLSYQEAEDEYDETEADVEEIERPSFSSIAKTTGFLDKELSASGFTRKDQDDIEKFIEGGTEQKDTTSSDDEELEDQEHTHIEATDDSVAENIDFLDLEDQKQEDAAASCNVSIQNEDEILQSGEKENSDEADDGDAELTKRLNKQRRRAIAASQGTRKALSRNFYKDKGGKSAHNSKIQRQSCNW
- the LOC103979171 gene encoding serine/threonine-protein kinase rio2 isoform X2; the encoded protein is MKLDVDALRYLSKDDFRVLTAVEMGMRNHEIVPAELVDRIAGLKHGGTYKVLKNLLKHKLVHHDSSKYDGFRLTYLGYDFLAIKALVNRGVVAAVGRQIGVGKESDIFEVAAEDGTIMVMKLHRLGRVSFRAVKSKRDYLKHRSSYNWLYLSRLAALKEYAFMKALGEHGFPVPDAVDCNRHCVVMSLVQGYPLVQVKQLQNPDEVLETIVGLVVRLAEHGLIHCDFNEFNIMIDDNEQVTMIDFPQMVSVSHRNAKMYFDRDVECIFKFFSKRFNLSYQEAEDEYDETEADVEEIERPSFSSIAKTTGFLDKELSASGFTRKDQDDIEKFIEGGTEQKDTTSSDDEELEDQEHTHIEATDDSVAENIDFLDLEDQEDAAASCNVSIQNEDEILQSGEKENSDEADDGDAELTKRLNKQRRRAIAASQGTRKALSRNFYKDKGGKSAHNSKIQRQSCNW